In Acidovorax sp. GBBC 1281, a single window of DNA contains:
- a CDS encoding MarR family winged helix-turn-helix transcriptional regulator, with amino-acid sequence MAETPPFPPLDDGWRQTHLGRLLGHAMRRFDARVLELMAHNVEVPLALSNLAARDQVSAAHVHITRHLSLDGDRLTDLAQRAGMTKQSMADLVDQCAAWGLVVREPDPRDARARRVCFTAAGLAWLQAFRDAVAQAEAEFRMAVGDEVATVVAIGLEAYAGGDGLSA; translated from the coding sequence ATGGCCGAAACCCCACCCTTTCCACCCCTCGACGACGGCTGGCGCCAGACCCACCTGGGCCGCCTGCTCGGGCATGCCATGCGCCGGTTCGATGCCCGGGTGCTCGAACTCATGGCCCACAACGTGGAAGTGCCGCTGGCGCTTTCCAACCTCGCCGCGCGCGATCAGGTGAGCGCGGCGCACGTCCACATCACGCGCCACCTTTCGCTGGATGGCGACCGGCTGACCGATCTGGCGCAGCGGGCCGGCATGACGAAGCAGTCCATGGCCGATCTGGTGGACCAGTGCGCTGCCTGGGGCCTGGTGGTTCGGGAACCGGACCCACGCGATGCCCGGGCGCGCCGCGTGTGCTTCACCGCTGCGGGACTGGCGTGGCTGCAGGCGTTCCGCGATGCGGTGGCCCAGGCGGAGGCGGAGTTCCGCATGGCGGTGGGTGACGAGGTCGCCACGGTGGTTGCGATCGGGCTGGAAGCGTACGCGGGGGGTGACGGGCTGTCGGCTTGA
- a CDS encoding methyl-accepting chemotaxis protein codes for MNLHNLRIGAKLALAFSITTLITVALAWMAWGQMLRINASAEDLATNWLPSIEAIANVRIAANRLRRTESEAFLPTDQGNLNKLKEELKVRRQQLVEAEAVYAPLVNPGEERKGYEAYQAQRDQYLAVQRRMLDQPLQAHDETLRIFFTDSEKSFDALAATLGELARVNRRGGDSAHDDAVATFHRAQATLLALLIAAVAIASVLAWWITRHITRPLASAVGVARGVAAGDLTMDIPVHGKDESAQLMQALSDMRASLASVVGAVHGSAEGVATASSQIEQGNQDLSARTEQQASALEETAASMEELSSTVRQNADGAQKASQLAADASTVAQRSGDAVEVMVETMKSIDAASQRIADIIGVVDGIAFQTNILALNAAVEAARAGEQGRGFAVVASEVRTLAQRSADAAKEIKGLIATSVERVGEGSAQANRAGDTMKEVVQSIQRVATIVAEMSIATREQSEGIGQVGEAVAQMDQVTQQNAALVEESAAAASSLKSQAEQLVDAVSVFKIDGAHTAAASSVAARARSVPQPAGRLAAHGRTLPLPA; via the coding sequence ATGAACTTGCACAACCTCCGCATCGGCGCCAAGCTGGCGCTCGCCTTCAGCATCACCACGCTGATCACCGTCGCCCTTGCCTGGATGGCCTGGGGCCAGATGCTTCGCATCAACGCCAGTGCCGAAGACCTGGCCACCAACTGGCTTCCCAGCATCGAGGCCATCGCCAATGTGCGCATCGCCGCCAACCGGCTGCGGCGCACAGAGAGCGAGGCCTTCCTGCCGACGGACCAGGGCAACCTGAACAAGCTCAAGGAAGAACTCAAGGTGCGGCGCCAGCAGCTGGTGGAGGCCGAGGCCGTGTATGCACCGCTGGTCAATCCGGGCGAAGAGCGCAAGGGCTACGAGGCCTACCAGGCCCAGCGCGACCAGTACCTCGCGGTGCAGCGCCGCATGCTGGACCAGCCACTGCAGGCGCATGACGAGACCCTGCGGATCTTCTTCACCGATTCGGAAAAGAGCTTCGATGCCCTGGCCGCCACGCTGGGCGAACTGGCCCGCGTGAATCGCCGCGGCGGTGACTCTGCGCACGACGATGCGGTGGCCACGTTCCACCGTGCGCAGGCCACGCTGCTGGCCCTGCTGATCGCTGCGGTGGCGATCGCCTCGGTGCTGGCCTGGTGGATCACGCGGCACATCACGCGGCCGCTGGCCTCGGCCGTCGGAGTGGCGCGGGGCGTGGCCGCTGGCGACCTGACGATGGACATCCCCGTGCACGGCAAGGACGAATCCGCGCAGCTGATGCAGGCCCTGAGCGACATGCGCGCCAGCCTGGCTAGCGTGGTCGGTGCCGTCCACGGCAGCGCCGAGGGCGTGGCCACGGCCAGCTCGCAGATCGAGCAGGGCAACCAGGACCTGTCGGCCCGCACCGAACAACAGGCCTCGGCCCTGGAAGAGACCGCCGCGTCCATGGAGGAGCTGAGCTCCACCGTGCGCCAGAACGCCGACGGCGCCCAAAAGGCCAGCCAGCTGGCGGCGGACGCGTCCACGGTGGCGCAGCGCAGCGGCGACGCGGTGGAGGTGATGGTGGAGACGATGAAGAGCATCGACGCCGCCTCCCAGCGCATCGCCGACATCATCGGCGTGGTGGACGGCATCGCGTTCCAGACCAACATCCTGGCGCTCAACGCAGCGGTGGAAGCCGCCCGCGCCGGCGAACAGGGCCGCGGCTTCGCGGTGGTGGCCTCCGAGGTGCGCACGCTGGCCCAGCGCAGCGCCGATGCGGCCAAGGAGATCAAGGGCCTGATCGCCACGAGCGTGGAGCGCGTCGGCGAGGGCTCGGCGCAGGCCAACCGCGCGGGCGACACGATGAAGGAAGTGGTGCAGTCCATCCAGCGCGTCGCCACCATCGTGGCGGAGATGAGCATCGCCACGCGCGAGCAGAGCGAAGGCATCGGCCAGGTGGGCGAGGCCGTGGCGCAGATGGACCAGGTCACGCAGCAGAACGCCGCGCTGGTCGAGGAAAGCGCGGCGGCGGCATCGAGCCTGAAGTCGCAGGCCGAGCAACTGGTCGATGCGGTGTCGGTCTTCAAGATCGACGGGGCGCATACGGCGGCCGCGTCTTCGGTAGCGGCCCGCGCGCGGTCGGTGCCGCAGCCGGCTGGGCGCCTCGCCGCCCACGGCCGCACGCTGCCCCTGCCGGCATAG